In one Juglans regia cultivar Chandler chromosome 11, Walnut 2.0, whole genome shotgun sequence genomic region, the following are encoded:
- the LOC109020203 gene encoding ribonuclease 1-like has product MEGVLILLCVFTVVGVGHYSHVVAYDYMYLVMQWPRSFCNTQPNVFRSRVPNIFTIHGLWPQNLNNAPVNCPVPILNHFHYPTLNADKVLLKTMDRIWPSLINGMPNDQFWGAQWKKHGTCTTYAQNDYFRVDCIRANFLGNITASLEAQGILVGTSSLIMFYKRAIEEQLHLIPNFACNEDSNGTPQLFEIRFCLDKAGLSFKNCSWFIPRKCSGNIAFPIP; this is encoded by the exons ATGGAAGGGGTGCTGATCCTGCTCTGCGTGTTTACCGTTGTTGGGGTCGGCCATTATTCTCATGTGGTTGCTTATGATTACATGTATTTAGTTATGCAGTGGCCTCGTTCGTTCTGCAACACACAACCTAACGTCTTTCGTTCCCGCGTTCCAAACATCTTCACGATTCATGGCCTTTGGCCCCAGAATCTTAATAATGCTCCAGTCAACTGTCCAGTACCTATACTTAATCATTTCCATTATCCTACG CTGAATGCTGATAAAGTACTCTTAAAAACCATGGATCGAATTTGGCCTAGCCTGATCAACGGAATGCCAAACGATCAGTTTTGGGGGGCTCAATGGAAGAAACATGGCACTTGCACTACCTACGCTCAAAACGATTATTTTCGGGTGGATTGTATTAGGGCCAACTTTCTTGGAAACATAACTGCATCCCTAGAAGCACAAG GGATTCTTGTCGGAACTTCATCCCTAATAATGTTTTATAAGAGGGCGATTGAGGAGCAGTTACATCTAATCCCCAACTTTGCCTGCAACGAGGATAGCAATGGGACTCCGCAACTCTTTGAAATTCGATTTTGCCTAGACAAGGCTGGATTGAGCTTCAAAAACTGTAGCTGGTTCATCCCTCGGAAATGTTCAGGCAATATCGCGTTTCCAATACCATGA
- the LOC109021980 gene encoding F-box/kelch-repeat protein At3g23880-like, with product MVMNNHFPEDLLLQILVWLPVISLSRFKCVCKSWYAFISDQTFIYEHLLHTQSPSNRNKNTLFLVNQRDKITSKHVVSTLSYETLQVSLAQVPLPSPYSGIIDKKVEIFIVGSCNGLVCLHDNCGLNTLLWNPATKETKVVPVSNLPGLPANYSASPNGIGFGFDAKTHNYKIIRNFLFFENYPNLDVYEMALVDEYQMGVMFYSEVYSLRTDSWTQVDNQLPFCIWNAFGGMKTNLNGIGNWWASDSDWEGIVSFDVAKEVFLITPMPNDSLIYNGYRYDVEYFLLNELVAVAISWKKRHAEWSPMCWDVWLLNEYGVRESWTKLFRVGPLTGICRPLEFWRNDIIFFEKDGQLALYDVSTKEMMSTINLQIDGDQVFSFQVISYMESLVSISGLIN from the coding sequence ATGGTGATGAACAACCACTTTCCAGAAGACTTGTTGTTACAGATTCTGGTATGGTTGCCTGTTATTTCTTTATCGCGATTCAAATGTGTCTGCAAATCTTGGTACGCCTTCATTTCAGATCAAACATTTATATATGAACATCTCCTCCACACTCAGTCCCCTTCCAACCGGAACAAGAATACCCTTTTTCTTGTTAACCAGCGTGATAAAATCACTTCCAAACATGTCGTCTCCACGCTCTCTTATGAAACTCTTCAAGTATCCCTTGCGCAAGTACCCCTACCTTCACCATATTCTGGAATTATCGACAAGAAAGTAGAGATTTTTATTGTGGGTTCTTGTAATGGTCTTGTTTGTCTTCACGACAACTGTGGCTTGAATACTCTTTTATGGAACCCTGCAACCAAAGAAACAAAGGTTGTCCCTGTATCAAACTTGCCCGGCCTTCCTGCCAACTATAGTGCCAGCCCTAATGGCATTGGATTTGGTTTTGATGCCAAAACTCACAACTACAAGATAATCAGAAATTTTCTATTCTTCGAAAACTACCCTAACTTAGACGTGTATGAAATGGCACTCGTAGACGAGTATCAAATGGGAGTCATGTTCTATAGCGAGGTATATAGCTTAAGGACTGACTCTTGGACACAAGTTGACAACCAGCTCCCTTTTTGTATTTGGAATGCTTTTGGAGGTATGAAGACAAACCTGAATGGGATTGGTAATTGGTGGGCATCAGACAGTGATTGGGAAGGTATTGTGTCATTTGACGTAGCCAAGGAAGTATTCCTAATAACTCCGATGCCGAATGATAGCCTTATATATAATGGATATCGATATGATGTTGAATATTTCTTGTTGAATGAGTTGGTTGCTGTGGCTATTAGTTGGAAAAAAAGACATGCGGAGTGGTCACCTATGTGTTGGGATGTATGGTTATTAAATGAATATGGGGTTAGGGAGTCTTGGACAAAGCTGTTCAGGGTTGGCCCTCTTACAGGAATTTGTAGACCATTAGAATTTTGGAGGAATGACATCATATTCTTCGAAAAAGATGGACAGCTGGCTTTGTATGACGTCTCTACCAAAGAGATGATGAGTACTATTAATCTTCAAATTGATGGAGATCAAGTATTCTCGTTTCAGGTCATTAGTTACATGGAAAGCCTAGTTTCCATTAgtggattaattaattaa
- the LOC109017701 gene encoding F-box/kelch-repeat protein At3g23880-like, with protein MVMNNHFPEDLLLHILVWLPVISLSRFKCVCKSWYAFISDQTFIYEHLLHTQSPSNRNKNAFFLVNRRDKITSKHVVSTLSHETLQVSLAQVPLPSPYSGIINKKVEIFIVGSCDGLVCLHDNCGLNTLLWNPATKETKVVPVSNLPGLPANYSARPNGIGFGFDAKTHNYKIIRNFRFFENYPNLDMYEMALIDEYQMGVMFYSEVYSLRTDSWTQVDNLPFCIWNAFGGMKTNLNGIGNWWASDSDWEGIVSFDVAKEVFLITPMPNDSLIYNGYRYDVEYFLLNELVAVAISWKKRHAEWSPMCWDVWLLNEYGVRESWTKLFRVGPLTGICRPLEFWRNDIIFFEKDGQLALYDVSTKEMMSTINLQIDGDQVFSFQVISYMESLVSISGLIN; from the coding sequence ATGGTGATGAACAACCACTTTCCAGAAGACTTGTTGTTACATATTCTGGTATGGTTGCCTGTTATTTCTTTATCGCGATTCAAGTGTGTCTGCAAATCTTGGTACGCCTTCATTTCAGATCAAACCTTTATCTATGAACATCTCCTCCACACTCAGTCCCCTTCCAATCGGAACAAGAATGCCTTTTTTCTCGTTAACCGGCGTGATAAAATCACTTCCAAACATGTCGTCTCCACGCTTTCTCATGAAACTCTTCAAGTATCCCTTGCGCAAGTACCCCTACCTTCACCATATTCTGGAATTATCAACAAGAAAGTAGAGATTTTTATTGTGGGTTCTTGTGATGGTCTTGTTTGTCTTCATGACAATTGTGGCTTGAATACTCTTTTATGGAACCCTGCAACCAAAGAAACAAAGGTTGTCCCTGTATCAAACTTGCCCGGCCTTCCTGCCAACTATAGTGCTCGCCCTAATGGCATCGGATTTGGTTTTGATGCCAAAACTCACAACTACAAGATAATCAGAAATTTTCGATTCTTCGAAAACTACCCTAACTTAGACATGTATGAAATGGCACTCATAGACGAGTATCAAATGGGAGTCATGTTCTATAGCGAGGTATATAGCTTAAGGACTGACTCTTGGACACAAGTTGACAACCTCCCTTTTTGTATTTGGAATGCTTTTGGAGGTATGAAGACAAACCTGAATGGGATTGGTAATTGGTGGGCATCGGACAGTGATTGGGAAGGTATTGTGTCATTTGACGTAGCCAAGGAAGTATTCCTAATAACTCCGATGCCGAATGATAGCCTTATATATAATGGATATCGATATGATGTTGAATATTTCTTGTTGAATGAGTTGGTTGCTGTGGCTATTAGTTGGAAAAAAAGACATGCGGAGTGGTCACCTATGTGTTGGGATGTATGGTTATTAAATGAATATGGGGTTAGGGAGTCTTGGACAAAGCTGTTCAGGGTTGGCCCTCTTACAGGAATTTGTAGACCATTAGAATTTTGGAGGAATGACATCATATTCTTCGAAAAAGATGGACAGCTGGCTTTGTATGACGTCTCTACCAAAGAGATGATGAGTACTATTAATCTTCAAATTGATGGAGATCAAGTATTCTCGTTTCAGGTCATTAGTTACATGGAAAGCCTAGTTTCCATTAgtggattaattaattaa